The genomic DNA ttCACTTGGCTCTCCAAAGCCTTGAGCCTCTTACTAACAGGACTCAACGATGTTGACGAGGCCCTCGGGTTTACTGGCGAAGCTGGTAGTGTCTGGTTCTGTGAATGGTCCTGTGTCATGGCTTTCATTTTCTTGAGAGCTGAAAACAGGTCAAATGATTGTTGTTGACCTGGAGGAGTTGGAGGCAATTCAGGTATGCGTAACATCTTCTTCACTTGAGGACGCTTAATCACTGTCATTAATCACCACCACATAAACCATTCCTTGTTATTGTTTCAAACCTAGAATATGCTGCAATTAATTAGGAATCTTGATTATTACACACTCACTCACCAAGTCCATACATGAGGGAGAACATGTTGGATGTAATCCAGTAACAAAATATAGCCTGCAAATAAATTTTCGCAGAGACATTAGAAAATACATATCACAAAGTCTTTGGGGTTGCTATTACcggtaataataataacctgTGGAAAACTCATTGTCATGGGCACCGTGAGGAGAGCGAACCCCCggaaaacattttttattgtGCCAGCCATCGGATTCCCTTCCATGCCTTCTTGTGCATTACACTGGGAAGTAACAATTTTCAAGCTTAAGTTAGTAAGTCATGACAAATGTTGAAGATGTCAACATTGTTATTTAAGTTAGCAGAAACCGTACCTCAACGGTTATCAAGAATGTCAATCCTGTTATAACCGGCAAGATGTATAAGCTGTCAGGAGTAGTTAGATCCGTAAACCATAATGCCCCTCCTGTTTGAAATGAAGGTACCTTCTCTGCCATATTTCGAATCTGGGAAAAAAATTTAACTCATTTTGAGACAAAAAGCCTCATGATAAACAACATATCCCAACAAGCATCTTAAAGATTAAAAGATCTTACCGCAAGAAAAAAGCAGATGAACAGGGGTCCCTGAATGAGCATCCCTTTCATTGGAGTGAATGGAGTGACACCATATCTgtaaattataaacaaactcTGTATGGTTATTTGGACATATCAACCAGAATAGCTCAAAATGTCAGGAGACTACACCAACTCAATAGCTAGCAGAGCAGCCGAGCTATAATATGACATAATATGATGAACGAGGGGTAATTTTGACATGAACTCCAAATCTTAAGAATTAGTCTAGAATTCTTGTATCAGACCAAAAGAAGTTCAACACTCCAAAAGAGATGTTTCAAGTTGATTTCTGGTCAAAAGAAGTTTAAGTCTAAAAGCAGCTTACTCTTTAAAcaaattcttcatcttcttttgacCTTCTGCCATCGTAACGGCGTCCATGCCCTGAACGGAAAATatggagaaaaaaattaaagaaagatgTAGATAAGGAAATTCGGAGCTAAAGCTGAGTGGACATGTAGTCAGTGCCAAAGCTATTGGCAGAGTAGCAAAAGTGAGGAGGAATCCCATGTTGTATGGCTGTAATAACAACAAAGTAAACATACCTTGTTTTGCATTTCCTCCCGGATGGACTCCAACCGTGGCTTCATCAGCTGCATATGATCAGACAATAGACTACTGATGGATGCGGCATACGGCAGAAAAGATAGAGAACCAAGTATAAATGCCACAAAATATAAGTTAAAGTTCATCGACTTATTTATGCTTTTCTTTTAtaacttaaattttgttttagaacaTGAGTATGTAAACACAGAAGCAAGACGAAAATGTAATGGTTGAAAAGTAGGAGATCCGCATGAAATTTACAAGTACTTCCTTTATGATTTATTGGAGACTTGTGTCATTGACTACAGTGATGTGAATCTCATTTCCTATTCTATTGAGAGTTCATATTCCACATGTAATGTTTAATAATTTCATAATCGAAAAAGCATGTCGAATTCTCTAAACACAGACAATCTCCATATCTGAAATGACTTTATATAGGCACTATCCTAAATGGTCTGCAAAGTGTAAAAAGGAGGAAAAAGGAAGATACATACCGCCAACTTTGTCGTGTCTTTCATTTGTTTGATCAAGAGAGGAACTGTTGATGACCGGATCAATATGGTTGCTACAACAATGGACGCCCACCTGTTAATAGCCGGAAAGGATATGAGGAAATGGTAATATATTAACCATATGCTATGTTCAGAATATAACTCATATATATCCAGGAACTCAATCCAGAACTATTCAGCTAACATTTGATGTATAATACTTAAGATCAACTCCAGGCAGATTGTTGAAATCAAGTTCCTTACCACTCAAAGCCCGTGAATGAATGCACCATATCAATGCAATGTTGAAGGGCAGCAATAGGGAAGAAAGAGTCAGCAGCTGCAAGTGTAACTTCACTGACTGCAGCAGCAGCCTGAGCTGGAACATCTTGCAATGTTGATTCGCTTATGACTTCTGCAATATCAGACATCACACCAATATTTTCCGAACCGACACCAGGTGCACTTGACATGTAACGATAGAAAGCAAAACCAGAAGCAGGAGCCAGAGGCAAATGTAagcctcttcctcctcctcccggAATTTTGGAGAAATCAAAGCTGTTGTTAACGGAGCTTTGGTGAAGAAAGCTATGGTAACTTCTTTGGGATGTTTCTTGACAAAATGATTCCCCTTCATGATCATTTACACGAGGAGGTACAATATGATAAACTGGTTGATTCCGACGAGCGAAAAGTGTGGACCTTATAGATAAGGTTCGCCTGAAAGCCATTTTCAGAATCTAAACAAGATCCTGCAAGTAGTAAAAAGGACAAATTACTAAATTAGTGAAACTGTAATTTTGGTCATAGACGAattaaaaatgtgatttttagATTAAAGAACAAAGCTTTTGTCATCCTCGATCTTACTAACAAGATCCTTACAAGACTCATACTATAGATTGAACTGTGACATATGAAAGAACCAGAGCAGATTTGAAATCAGAGACTTAAACATACAATATCCAAATCTAAGCTAACCATATGGTAGAAACAAGCATTTTAAAAAACCACAAACAGAGTAACAATCAATAGCAGCAGAGGAACAAAACCAATATTGAACAGAGAGAATCTGAAGAAATAGTGAAACCTGGAAATGGAAGAAGAATACGGTGGCGGTGAGATGAGACAGCTACGGCGAAAACTTGACGACGATGATGAAGGGGTTTTAGAACGgcccaaagttttttttttttttttNNNNNNNNNNNNNNNNNNNNNNNNNNNNNNNNNNNNNNNNNNNNNNNNNNNNNNNNNNNNNNNNNNNNNNNNNNNNNNNNNNNNNNNNNNNNNNNNNNNNNNNNNNNNNNNNNNNNNNNNNNNNNNNNNNNNNNNNNNNNNNNNNNNNNNNNNNNNNNNNNNNNNNNNNNNNNNNNNNNNNNNNNNNNNNNNNNNNNNNNNNNNNNNNNNNNNNNNNNNNNNNNNNNNNNNNNNNNNNNNNNNNNNNNNNNNNNNNNNNNNNNNNNNNNNNNNNNNNNNNNNNNNNNNNNNNNNNNNNNNNNNNNNNNNNNNNNNNNNNNNNNNNNNNNNNNNNNAACGgcccaaagttttttttttttttttttacgacaTCACTAATGGAAGAAGGTACGAGATTCAGATTGGTACGGCAAATTAGGGATTTTAGTTTAACCGAactggtttgtgtttggtttataaatCGAACCGAATCCGATCGCTTTTGACTTTTTGACTTTTGATCTCAATTTGTTTTATCTAACCGAATCCGATCTGGTTTGTGTTTATATCCAATTTTacttaaatttgttttgtatatttaagaTGTGAGAAGATTTGTATATACAGTATTTTAGTTTGttgtagaagaaaaataatttgttgtgataaaaatttcatattctGTTTAGGTTTACTACTCACAATTTctattgttaaataaaaattttacgttgtatagggttttacaaaaatagacgtgacgaagagaagaagcaaagagaacaATCACAATATCTCATCACAACGACAACGTCGTCGCTATCGTGAAATCTCCACCGGGAAAAAGTCCGGTTTTATTATGCATAGCATACCCCTCTCGATCTAACGGTGGAGATCCAATGTGTTTATATTAGTGTTAAATTTTCCAACatactgtaattttttttttaactctcttatCTCTATGAGCTTAATTCTTGATCACCTTTTACTTGCACACGGTTTTCACTACTAACATTTGTTAAGAAATGCTAAACGTGCACGTCAATGACACTATTGTATGCACCATGAATCACCATTCGCATGAAATGACTTGTTTTTAGATGATATCACACAACCTCTGTTGGAAACCAACTCCAAACACACACACGGAAACGCTCATTTTTTTCTGTCTTGTCTATAAACCATAGCTTGTACAACAAGCAAAAACGTTCTAACTAGCTAGTTTCGTCAAATAAAGATTCATCATCCTCTTATAAAGTTATGTATATGATGAAATCATTCTATCCGATGATGTCTCTCTTCTTATTACTATTGTCGGCTACATGTTCAGCGACGGTGGAAAACGCTGCCGATTGTGCGGCGGTAGGAACGCTGGTCACGTCGTGCACGGAGTTTGTAAACTACGGTTACCCGGATCCGATACCAGGGTCTAGCTGCTGCGACGCCATGACGGTGATCGGAACCTACTCTGATTCGTCGGAGAAGAGAAAGTGGCTCTGTAATTGCTTCATGGAACTCATCAATGTCTATAACTCTAACGCCACCGCCATTTCTACGTTATCTGGTTTCTGCGGTGTTGTTTTGGGTTTCACCATCGACCCTAACACCGATTGCAACTTGTAACTTACTACTAAACCTttcctctttatatatatatatatatatatatatatatatatatatatattcttgtatcatctaaattatcaaatttgattaatttatatgCTTTTTTCTAGCATTCAGTGAAGGCACTAAAATCTTTCAAGCTGGCTCAGTGGATTTAGAACGATGTCGTAGCACTCACGACTAATAAGTGTTTAAATCTGACTGAGGAGGTTTGGTTATCCTAAACAAAGATGTATTAAACTCACTGTTGTTGTCTTGGAAATATAGTTACATCGGTTAGCCTTTGTTTAGTTTCGATTTGTtctaatatctaaatcattttaGCCATTTCAACATTCATTCCGTTTTTTGACACAGTTTTTAGTAAACACTTTTTACCGGTCTAACTTGGATCAAAGCAGTTTGATTTATCTTTGATTGAGCACTACTAATCAACAAAGATAGAGAGAACAGAGCTATGTTCCTTCTTTTGCAAGCAATCGAAACTTGTTAAAAACAATTTACACATCCCCCAGTGTTAATACTCTTTAGCTCCTGGAAGGAAAATTACCAAACTCAAaccacaagaaaaagaaaagaaaagagaagagaatcaTAATCTAAACAAGAAACGAAGAATGCATCCTCGATTTAGCGCTTTGGTTACGATTCAATCGATCAGAAAGTCCTCCTCCGTAGTAACCGGGGCTTCCAACATCCGCACTCTCTTCTGCAACCGCCGTGTAGTAGTAATACTGTCCCTGAACAGATCTCTTGTAGCCACTGGTATCATTAGAGACCTCAGCTCTCTGTTTCGGTGCGCTCTGTGACCGGACTTTAGCTTTATAAGACTCTGTGTTAGCCATGTAATTCGGATGATACCCCGAGTAGTAATAGTTATTACATCCCCAAGAATACTCGCTTCTTGATGTCGGCGTAAACGGAGTTCTTCGTCTTGATCCACTAGACCCAACTTGAGGACTATTCTCT from Camelina sativa cultivar DH55 chromosome 2, Cs, whole genome shotgun sequence includes the following:
- the LOC104739507 gene encoding mitochondrial inner membrane protein OXA1-like, which gives rise to MAFRRTLSIRSTLFARRNQPVYHIVPPRVNDHEGESFCQETSQRSYHSFLHQSSVNNSFDFSKIPGGGGRGLHLPLAPASGFAFYRYMSSAPGVGSENIGVMSDIAEVISESTLQDVPAQAAAAVSEVTLAAADSFFPIAALQHCIDMVHSFTGFEWWASIVVATILIRSSTVPLLIKQMKDTTKLALMKPRLESIREEMQNKGMDAVTMAEGQKKMKNLFKEYGVTPFTPMKGMLIQGPLFICFFLAIRNMAEKVPSFQTGGALWFTDLTTPDSLYILPVITGLTFLITVECNAQEGMEGNPMAGTIKNVFRGFALLTVPMTMSFPQAIFCYWITSNMFSLMYGLVIKRPQVKKMLRIPELPPTPPGQQQSFDLFSALKKMKAMTQDHSQNQTLPASPVNPRASSTSLSPVSKRLKALESQVKGRKKNSSKKR
- the LOC104739513 gene encoding putative non-specific lipid-transfer protein 14 → MYMMKSFYPMMSLFLLLLSATCSATVENAADCAAVGTLVTSCTEFVNYGYPDPIPGSSCCDAMTVIGTYSDSSEKRKWLCNCFMELINVYNSNATAISTLSGFCGVVLGFTIDPNTDCNFIQ